CCGCGATCCGGCGAACGGCACTTAATTCCAGGCTTGGTCCGTTGCGCGCGCGCCGTCGCGCCCTTTTCTTCTGCCGAACGCGGAGGGATGGGCGCGTGACCAGGAAGGAAGTCGATATGTGCCGGCCGAGTTCGTCCACAGGTCCGTCATCCCTGGCTGGTCATGGCCGCGCGCTCGCCCTGCTGCTGCTGCCATTGCTCGCCGCCTGCGGCCCCGATGCGAAGACGCCGGGCTGGACCTTTGCGCCCACCGAGCCGCCGCCGCCAGCCGAGCAGGAACTCGTTCCGCCGCCGCCCGAGGGTGCCGGCGATAGCGCCGTCTGGGAATTCGGCCACTGGCACCGGGAAGGCCAGGAATACACCTGGGTCCCCGGCCATTATGTCCAGCCGTCCAATGACACGGCGGTCGGGTCCAATGGCCGCTGGGTTTACACCGGCAATCACCAGTGGATCTGGATCCCGGGCCATGTGCAGAAAGAGTGACGCGGCCGGCAGATGTCGTGCGGCCTACCCCGCGACCAGCTTGCGATAGAGATGCCAGGTCGCGTGTCCCAGCACCGGCATCACCACGATCAGCCCCAGGAAGAGCGGGATCGAACCCAGCACCAGCCCGCCCACGACGATCAGGCCCCAGGCCGCCATCGGTCCCGGATTCATCCGCACCGCGCGGATCGAGGTCCGCACCGCGGTGTCGAGCCCGACATCCTTGTCGAGCAGCAGCGGGAAGGAGATGACGCTGATCGACATGGCGAGGAGCGCGAAGAGGAATCCGATACCGCAGCCGACGACGATGAGCGTCCAGCCGGCGCCGGTGGTGAAGAGATCGCGCGCGAAGGCGCCGATCGAGAGCGGGACCGCCGGCCCCAGGGTCACCGCATAGAGCAGCCAGGCGACCGCGAGCCAGACCAGGAACAGGAGGACGAGTCCCAGCCCCAGCAGCAGGATCGGGCCGATCGCCGGCGCCTTCAGCACCGCGAAGGCGTTGACCCAGCTCGCCCGCTCCCCGTGCTCGCGCTCGCGGCTCATCTCATAGAGGCCGAGGGCCGCGAAGGGTCCGATGAGGGCGAAGCCCGAGGCCAGCGGGAACAGCAGCGGCAGCATGGCATGGCCATAGACCGCGCGCGCCAGCAGCAGGCCCACCACGGGGTAGAACACGCAGAGCGCGATCACGTCGGTGCGATAGGCGCCGTAATCGGCGAAGCCCTTGCGGATCACATCCTTGAGCTCGCTCGCGCGGATGCGATGCAGGGCGGGGGCCGGCGAATGCAGCGTCGTCTTGGTGTGGCCGATGGCATGGCCGGCTTCGCCCAGCGCGTGGCCCAGATTTTTCATCTGGTCCACGCTCCACTCGACCGGGTTGCGGATGGCTTCAGTCATGGCGTCCTCCCGAACGGTTGATCCGGGGGGTCGCGCGCGCCCTTGGACGGCCTCGGCTGATGGTCATGCGGTCTTGATACGGCCGTCGGACGTAAGACCCGCGACCCACCATCCCCACAGAATAGGCCGATCGGGCGCCAGCGCCAGCCCCCTGCGGCGGACCTCGCGGTAAGGCGTTGATATGGGCCGAGTTAACCTTGTGGCCGCGAGCCTCGTCCGCTCAGGCCTTCCAGCCATAGCGCGGCACGGCCGCCTTGTAGCGGCGGTAGGGCTCGCCGAATTTGGTCTCGAGATAGGTCTCCTCGCGCAGCACGATGCCGTAATGGAGCAGGGGCAGGCTCGCCAGCGTGAGCAGCAGGACCCAGTCGAGCGCGAAACCGACCGCCACGCCGAAGAGCGCGATGCAACCGCCGACATACATCGGGTTGCGGATATGGGCGAAGACGCCCTCGGTCGCCAGCGCCGTCGCGGGCAGGGTGGGTCGTGTGTTGGTGCCGATCGACTGGAAGAAGCGATTGGCGACGATCACCAGCGCCATGCCGCCGACGAAGGCGAGGATGCCGACGATATGGCGCCCCAGCGGCGCGATCTGCGCCAGGAGCCCCAGGGGCAGAAGCCATTGCAGCAGGAGCCCCAGCAGCAGCACGGCCAAGGGCACGAGCGGGGGGAAGACGAGGATGGCAGGGCGGTCTGGCGGGGTGGCGGTCATGGATGCGGACTCCGGCTCTTTCGGCGTCTCGAAACGGGGCCCGACTCTATCACCAGTTCACGGGACCGGCGGCGCTAGATCGCAAGCTCGACGGAGGTGCCCGTAAGGCCGTCGGTCGTCACCAGCTTGCGGCAGCGTCGCTTCAGCTCATCGAGAAGCGAGCTGTCGGGGACCGGGTTCTGGGTGCCATAGACATTCTTCTTCGTCGAAACCAGTACCTGGGCCTTGCTCTTTCGCGAAACCGGCAGGAGCGAGTCCAGGAGGTCCAGCGGCGTCCCGTTGTGACTGCCATGATGGGCGACCTTGAGGAAATCGACCGGCTTCAGAGCGGCCTTGCATTTCTTCGCGATCATCTCCCAGCTCTCGAGCTCGGCATCGCCCGGCAGCAGCAGCCGCTTGCCGGCGACTTCGATCAACAGGCAGAGCGAGGTGTTGTTCTGCGCCCGGTCGATGAACCGCGCCGCGGCGACGCCGTCCTCGCGAATGGTCCGGCGGAGCCGCTCGAAATCGCTGGGCGAGATGCCGCCGAGATCGCTCTTTTCCGCGCGCGGCACCGATGGAAAACCCCAGTCGATCCCGGCCCCGTGACTGTTCCCGTGACGGCCGGCCCCCATTGTCGCGGCGAGCGCCGTCGTCAACGCATTCTCGCGCGCCTTCGCGCTGTAATAGATGCTGACATCCGGCTCCGGGGCCAGGACCTCGATCTTGATGTTCTTGAAGAGCTTGGTCGCCGCTACGCCTTCGCCGCGCGCGAGATAGGCGACCGGCTTTTTGCCGAGCTGGCGCAGATAGCCGATCCGATCGGCGTTCGACAGGTTGTTCTCGAGCAGCGACTGAAAGCCCGGATGGAGGACGAGGCCGCGTCGGCGCGCCTGCGCGGCGAAACTTGCCAGACCCGCGCGAAGGCTCTTCTGCAGCTTCGCCTTCGGATAGTTGCGGTAATAGTCCGGGTGGCTGGGGAGGCTCATCCAGACGCGATCGACCTGGATGTCGTCGAACACCTGCCGCTCGCGATAGAAGCCCTCCATGTGATCGAGATGCTCGTGCGTCATGATCACCAGGTCGAGATGCTTGCCGGTACGCTTGGCAATGTCGCGCGCGATGTCCGGGAAGCGCTGCAGGCTGGAGGCGTCATTGGGAGCCCGCCCGAAGTCGATCAGGATGTTCCGGGTCTGATTGCCGTCGGGCAGAGTGAGCAGGATGCAGTCGCCGAAGCCGACGATATAGCCGCGAACCAGGATGGGGCTGCTCATGGGTGACCGTCTCCCGGCCTGCCGTGGCGCATCGCGGCGTTGCGCTCGAGACGTACCCGGTTGCCCTCCAGGATCGCGCGCACCGGAAAGCTGTCGATCCCCGGCGCGCCGATGCCGCGCGCCCCGTCGACCACGCCGATGCGCCCGTCGCGCACCAGGAAGGCGACGTAGGCGAGAAGCGCGCGGCGGCGCTGCGGCGTCGGCAGCACCAGCGAGCTGTGGAGAAAATTGCCGTTGCCGTCAAAGACCAGGGTTCCGCCGCAATAGAGCGGAAGGAATCCACCGGCAAGCGCGCCGAAGCGCCGGCCCTCGAGCCTGACATCGTCGCTCCAAGTGAACTCGATCACGCGCTCCTTGGGCGGTCGATAGCCGCTCTTCGCGCGCTTGTTGGTACGATAGACCGACGGCACCCGCAGATTGGCATCGGCCGGGATGCCGAACAGGGCCCGATACTGATCGAGGAAGCGGTAGGCGTCGGCGGGCGTTGCGGTGATGGCGTCGATGTCCGCCGTGGCGCGAAGCTCATAGATCGTCTGATCGCGCGCGCCGGTATTCTCGTTCGTCAGCCCGATCTGCCGTCTCCGGAAGATGCGCCGGAGCTGCGCTCGAATGCCCAATGGATCGGTCGGATAGGCCACTTCGTCCGCGCGGATCACGGCGCGGGCATACTCCTCATAGCGAACGTCGACCGGCGGGCAATAATCGATGGCCCGCAACATGATGTTCGACGTCTTGTTGGCGGCACCGAACAGCGCCTGGATGCAGCGCCGCTGGCGCTCGCCCACGCCGCGAACGCCTTCCAATCCGCGCCTGTCGTCCCTGCTCTCGAGCTGGTGCCGGTAGAGATATTCCAGCAGATCGTAATAGGCGCCGGTGAGGATCTCGGACCAGTCATGCTCTTCGAAGGTTCCGCGCAAGTCGCCCATCTTCCGGTTGTTCCAGGCACCGCGAAGATAGGCCTCATCGGGAAGTCGGTGGATCGCGGCGCCGAACTCGCTGGCGATGGCGGAGACGAGATTCCTGGCGGACAGGCGCGCCGGCGCGCCCCTGGTCACGATCCGGGCGATTTCGTCGATGTCGAGGCTCGACATCATGGCGACGGCATCGCCGAAATATTCGTGGAAACCCGCCGTCTCGGGCGAGCAGATCTCGTTATAACCGGGCTTCAGCCCGTCGAGGATGGCATGGCCCAGCTCATGCGCGACGATGTCATGCGAGAGGCAGGTATAAACCGGCTTTCCGTCCAGCCCTTCGAAATAGAAGAAATGCAGCGCCCCGGTGCCGCGGTCATAGAAGGCGTTCTCCTGGTAGCCCGCGTGAGGCAGAATTAGCAGCCGGCCCAGTCCGGACGCCCAGGGTATGGGGCGGGCGAGAGCATACTCGCCCTCCATCTTGGTCAGGATCTGCTCAACGATGGCCCATGCATTCACCTGATGAAAATTGAAGTCGTCGAGAATGCGATTGTGGCGGAGCCGCGCGATACCGTGAAATCCCTTGCCGTTCTTCAGCGCCTTGGCGGAAGCAAAACGCGTGTCGAGGTCGGCATTGTAATCGATGACCGCGACCCGGGCGCTGGTCGGGCCGTCATGGGCCGTCGCGATGCTGAGCGGCGTTTCGAGGGGCCAGAGGCCTTGCTCGCGGGCAACGAGCGGATCCTTCGGCAGGATCTTGACCTGCACCGTGACAGGTGTCCTGCGTCGCCGTCGCCGAGCCGATGGCTGCTTCGCTGCCATACGCCCCTCCGGGACACTCCTCGCCCATGGGATAGTGAACCCAAGTCTGGGTTGCGGCAACGCTGTTAGGAGGCGGTGCTGCAGCGAGGCGAGGGTGGCTTGACTGGTGCTTCAATCAATTCGGATTCGGCCTGCTATTCAGGCGCTTGACAATGCTGCTTCGGAACGGGCTTCTGGGCGCCCGTCATGGCCTTCACCGACATCAAGCCCGAACCGATGACCCAGGCGCTGGCGGAAGCCGCGGCCGCGGCGGCGCGCGGCGAGGTGCCAGTCGGGGCGGTGCTGGTCAACAGCGCCACCGGCGCCGTGCTGGCCAAGTCCGGCAATCGGGTCGAGGCCGACGCCGACCCGACCGCCCATGCCGAGCTTCTCGTCATCCGCGCCGGGGCCCGGGCGCTGGGCAGCCCGCGGCTCGAGACCTGCGATCTCTATGTCACGCTCGAGCCCTGCGCCATGTGCGCCCAGGCGATCGCCTTCGCGCGCATCCGGCGGCTCTATTTCGGCGCCTACGACCCCAAGGGCGGCGGCGTCGAGCATGGCGCCCGCATCTTCGAGCAGGCGACCTGCCATCACCGCCCCGAGGTCTATGGCGGCATCGCCGAGCGCGAGGCGGGGGTGCTGCTGAAGCGGTTCTTCAAGGAGCGGCGCTAAAAGACGCGGACGCGCTGACGCGCGAATCTCGATACCCCTCCCCCTACCCCCTCCCGCAAGGGGAGGGGGCGTGATTGGCGTAGATCTCGCTCGAAGCTCGAAAGTTGAGCAAAGCGATCACATTGACTTAGGGGGTAGGGGGAGGGTGCGCTTACGCGATCCCGAAAATCCGTCGCGGTCTTGCAAGCCCCGCGAGTTCATGCGTGCCGAGCTCGCACAAGCCGGGATGGTCGCCCAGCGCGGTGGCGAAGCTCTCCGAGAGCAGCACGGGGCGCTCGAGCCGCTTGCACAGGGTCTCGATGCGGGAGGCCTCGTTGACGGCGGGGCCGACGACGGTGAAGTCGAGACGGTCGGAGGTGCCGACATTGCCGTAGAGCACCTCGCCGTGATGGAGCGCCAGATCGAGCCCCAGCACCGGCAGCCCCTCGGTCGCGCGTGCCTGATTGAGCAGCGCCATCGCGGCCTGCCCGGCTTGCGCCGCCGCCAGCGCGCGCAAGCAGGCGTCGCCGGCATCCTCTCCCGAGGGGAAGATCGCCATCAGCCCGTCGCCGAGGAATTTGAGGATATGCCCGCCCTGGCTCGTCACAGGGTCGCCCATCGCGTCGAAGGCGGCGTTCAGCAGCGTCAGCGTGCCCTCGATCGGCGTGGTGTCGGAGAAAGCGGTGAAGCCGCGCAGGTCCGCGAACAGGATTGCCGCCTCGATGCGCTGCACGCCGCCGCGCGTGATCTCGCCCGCCAGCACCCGCTCGACCGAATTGCCGCCGACATAGGTCGTGAGCAGGTTGCGCGCGATCTGCTGCTGGGTGTCGGCCTTCACCACCAGGGCCGTCGTGCCCATCAGCTCCTCGAGCAGCACGATGTCCTCGTCCGCGAAGCCGCCGGGCGCGCCCGTGGCCCAGCTCGTGATCATGCCCATCATCTGCGTCCAGGGCAGATCCGCCTCGGGGTTGAAGCTGTGCAGGCAGCAGAGCCAGTCGGTCAGACCTTGGTCGCGGAACTCGGTCAGCACCGGGAAGTCGAGCTGCGCCTGGTTGCCGGTGAGGCGCCGGCGCAGGGCCGGCAGCCGGTTCTCCAGCACATATTTGAAGGGGCTCTCCTTCCAGCCCTGGGTGTCGTCCAGCCCGCGGGTGAAGAACTGCGTCTCGACCGCGCCGGTCTTGCGCGTCCAGGTGTGGCTGAAGCCGCGCCAGGAGGGATGCAGCAGCGCCACCGAGAGATGCGCGCGCTCGATCTGCAGCGGCGTCGCCGCGAGGCGCCGGCACAGCTCCTCGAACGTCGCCAGCACCGGCCGGTTCTGAAGCCCGCTCTCGATCAGCCAGACATGAATGGGAATGGCATCGAACATGGGGAGACTCGACGGAGGAGAAACCGCTGCGTCTTACATAGGAGAAAGATCGCCGGTTGCCAGGGCGGAAATGGGGAGAAAGCCCCAATTGTCACCCCCGCGAAAGCGGGGGCCCATGGATCGGCCTGAGCGTTGGACAACGATGGGTCCCCGCTTTCGCGGGGATGACGGCGTTGGTGTTATATCGGCAACCGGTCCCTGACCCGGTAATAGAAGATCGACGGCGCCAGGAACCAGGGCCAGCCGGTGTAGAGCGGGCGCGTGGGGAAGGAGAGCCCGTCGATGGCGGTCGCCCCTTCCTTCAGGCCGAGGATCTGCTGGCCGATCCGGGTGCCGAAATAGGTCGCGAGCGAGACGCCCGAGCCGCAATAGCCCATCGCGTACCAGAGCCCGTCCTGCTTGCCGATATGGGGCATGGTGTCGAAGGTGTAGGCGACGAAGCCGTACCAGCTATGCGTGATCTTGGCGGTCTGCAGCTGCGGATAGATCTCGCACATCGCCTTGTGCAGGCGCGGCGCGCTGACATTGGCGTCGGTCTCGTTATAGGCGACGCGGCCGCCGAACAGCATGCGCCGCTTGTCGGGCGAGAGCCGGTAATAGAATACCAGCTTGCGCGAATCCGAGAGCGAGCGCGCATTCGGATTGAGGCCCAGCGCCAGCGACGGCTCGAGCGGCTCGGTGGCGATGATGTAGCTGCCGATGGGGATGACGCGCCGGCGGAACCAGGGCGTGCCGGGTCCGGTATAGCCGTTCGACGCGATCAGCACGTCGCGCGCCCGGACATCGCCGCGCGCGGTCTTGACGGTGAAGGCCTGCGAGCCGCGCTCGACCGCATTGACCTTGGTCCGGTCGATCACGGTGGCGCCGGCCTCGCGCACCCGCGCCAGCAATCCGGCGTGATAGCGCGCCGGATGGAGCTGCGCATGGCGCGGGAACACCGCGCCGCCGAAATAGCGGTCGGAGCCGATCTCGCGGCGCTGCTCGGATCGGGGCACCATCTGGTAGGGCACTTCCTGGCCCGGGGCCTGATGGCCCAGATGCTGCGCCATCGCCTCGTACTGGCGCGGATTATGGGCGGCGTGGAAGCGGCCATTGACCTCCCAGTCGCAATCGATCTTCTCGCGCTTGATGAGCTCGGCGATGAAGTCGAGCGCGCGGATGCCCTCGCGCCGGATCTCGAGCGCCTGGGCGGCCCCATGACGCTGCGTCAGGGTCGCATAATCGGGCTTGATCGAGGTCGAGACCTGGCCGCCATTGCGGGTCGAGCAGCCGAAGCCCGCGACCTCGGAATCGAGCACCACCACCGAGCGTCCGCCGCGCGCCGCGACCAGCGCCGCCGAGAGCCCGGTATAGCCGGAGCCGACGATGGCGAGATCGACCGAGGCCGGCGGCCTGGCCTCGGGCAGCGAGGCCGGCGGCGCCTGGTCCCACCAATAGGATTGCTGCTTGTAGCCGCTCGCGAACAATTCGTTTCCGTTCATGATACCCGTCGGACTGATGATGGTTATTTCTCGGCCAGGACCGTGACCGCCATCCAGTTCGGCGGCGGCGGCACGATCATGAAGGCTTTCGCGCGCTCGATGAAGAGGCGTGCGGGCGGGTCGCCGTCCGGACGTTCCCGGTCGGCGGCCTTGAAGGCGTCGATCGCCTCGGCGAATTTACGCTGCGCATAGAGATCGAGGCCCTGCTCATAGAGCGCGATCCAGCCCAGCGGTTCGAGCCGCGGGCGCTCGGCAGGCAACCCGATCAGCTCATAGATCGCGATGCCCTCCTTCTTGCCATAGACCGCGACCCGGTCGAGGCGGCGCACGAGGATGGCGTCGCCCGCCTGGCGGCGGGTCTCCTCGCCGATCAGGGTCGCGGTGCCGTAGCGCTTGTTGAGGGCCTCCAGCCGCGAGGCGACATTCACGGAATCGCCGATCGCCGTGTAGTTGAGCCGCTCCTCCGAGCCGATATTGCCCACCAGGATGTTGCCGCTGTTGATGCCGACCCGCATCTTCAGGGGCAGCCGGCCCTGTGCCTGGGCCTCGAGCCCCAGGGTTGCCAGGGCCTGCTGGCAGGCGAGCGCCACGCGGCAGGCGTCGAGCGCATGATCGGGATTGGGCTCGGGCGCGCCCCAGAGCGCCATGATCGCGTCGCCGATGAACTTGTCGATGACGCCGCGGCCTTCGGCGATGATCGGCGACATGCGGCTGAGATACTCCGCCAGCACCGGCACCACCGCGTCGCCCAGCTTCTCCGAGAGCGCGGTGAAGCCGGCGAGGTCGGTGAACATCACCGTGATCGGCAGATGGGTGCCGCCGGGCTTGGCCTCGATGCCCTGCTTCAGCAGGCGGCGCACCAGCTCGGTCGGGACATATTTCTGGAACGAGGCGAGGCCCGAGGCCATATGGACGAGCGCGCCCGACAGCCGGTCGATCTCCGAGAGGAAGGAGTTCATGCGCTGCACGCGATGAAGCTCGAAATTCTCGATATGGCGGAGCTCGGCGATGACGCGGCGCAGGGGCCGGGAGATCGCGGCGCGCGCGAACCAGATGGCGCCGTTGGCCATGATCAGGGTGAAGAAGCCGACGATCCAGGCGAGCCGGCGCGTATTGCGCTCGACCTCGGCCAGGAAATCCGAGGCCGGGATCACGGTCGCGACCAGCCAGCCATTGAAGCCCAGCGGCGTGAAGGTGACGAAATAATCGTCGCGATCGACCGTCGAGCGATAGTCCCAGGACATGGTGGCGTGGATCTGGCCGAGCTGCATGCCGAAATGATGCAACGCCTCCATCGCCACCTTGTTGAGCTTGTCGCGGATCGCGTCGTTCATGACCGCCGTCGAGGCGGTCGCCGCGCCGGCCTCGTCGCTCTTCTCCGCCAGCTCCGGCGCCGCCACGATATGGCCCTCGGCATCGACAATGGCGACCGTGCCGTTGCGCGCCACCTGGATACCGGCCAGGAACTGCGAGAGCCGCTCGAGCTCGATCGCGACGCAGATGATGCCCTGGAACTTGCCATAGACCTCGAGCTGGCTCGAGATGGCGATGGCGGGCTTGGTCTCGGTCGGAAACTGGCTGATGTCGCTCCAGACCGGTTTGTCCGCGGCCATGGCGCGGACGTACCAGGGCTGCTGCGAGGCATCGAACTGGGAGTCCGTGAAGTTGCGCTGCTCGAACTCGATGTCGCCGGTGATGACCTTGTAGCTGTCGACGCGGCGCTGGGCCATTTTGTGCGCCGTGTCCCAGGTGACCTCGACCATCAGGATGCTCTCGTCGCCGAGCTTCTCGGCGCCGAAGAAATGGCCGTCGGGCCAGCCGAAGGAGATCCAGGAGAGGCTCGGCTGCGACTGCAGCAGCGCCAGGAAGATGAATTCGCGCTTGGCCTCGTCCTGCGGCGTGATGACGTTCTGGAAGAAGATCGTGCGCAAGGCTTCCTGCGCCGCGGTCGCGTTGGCGATGACCGAGGCCACTTCCTGCTGGATCGAGCCCGCGATCTTGTCGTTGAGCTGGCCGACCAGGTCCTTGAGGTTGCCGCGCGCGACGGCCTGCCAGGAGAAATGGATCAGGCCTGCGGTCAGCAGCACCGAGAGCAGCAGCGTGACCATGAGCACCGCGCCCAGGCTCGGACGCCAGCGCCGGCGCGCCTCGCCGATGCCGGCCGCCTCGGCGGCGCTCTCCTCCAGGTCCTCGGTGGCCGGCTCTGCCATGGCGACGGCGATGTTCCCCTCTCCGTCGCGGATCTGTAACGGAGGCGGCACAGGCTAGCCTTTGTGCCGCCGCAGGGTCCATGCGGCTCGTCATCTCAATTCTATCCCCTCCCCCCTTGAGGGGGAGGTTAGGGTGGGGGGTGATCGA
The nucleotide sequence above comes from Hypericibacter terrae. Encoded proteins:
- a CDS encoding gluzincin family metallopeptidase, whose protein sequence is MQVKILPKDPLVAREQGLWPLETPLSIATAHDGPTSARVAVIDYNADLDTRFASAKALKNGKGFHGIARLRHNRILDDFNFHQVNAWAIVEQILTKMEGEYALARPIPWASGLGRLLILPHAGYQENAFYDRGTGALHFFYFEGLDGKPVYTCLSHDIVAHELGHAILDGLKPGYNEICSPETAGFHEYFGDAVAMMSSLDIDEIARIVTRGAPARLSARNLVSAIASEFGAAIHRLPDEAYLRGAWNNRKMGDLRGTFEEHDWSEILTGAYYDLLEYLYRHQLESRDDRRGLEGVRGVGERQRRCIQALFGAANKTSNIMLRAIDYCPPVDVRYEEYARAVIRADEVAYPTDPLGIRAQLRRIFRRRQIGLTNENTGARDQTIYELRATADIDAITATPADAYRFLDQYRALFGIPADANLRVPSVYRTNKRAKSGYRPPKERVIEFTWSDDVRLEGRRFGALAGGFLPLYCGGTLVFDGNGNFLHSSLVLPTPQRRRALLAYVAFLVRDGRIGVVDGARGIGAPGIDSFPVRAILEGNRVRLERNAAMRHGRPGDGHP
- a CDS encoding adenylate/guanylate cyclase domain-containing protein, whose protein sequence is MAEPATEDLEESAAEAAGIGEARRRWRPSLGAVLMVTLLLSVLLTAGLIHFSWQAVARGNLKDLVGQLNDKIAGSIQQEVASVIANATAAQEALRTIFFQNVITPQDEAKREFIFLALLQSQPSLSWISFGWPDGHFFGAEKLGDESILMVEVTWDTAHKMAQRRVDSYKVITGDIEFEQRNFTDSQFDASQQPWYVRAMAADKPVWSDISQFPTETKPAIAISSQLEVYGKFQGIICVAIELERLSQFLAGIQVARNGTVAIVDAEGHIVAAPELAEKSDEAGAATASTAVMNDAIRDKLNKVAMEALHHFGMQLGQIHATMSWDYRSTVDRDDYFVTFTPLGFNGWLVATVIPASDFLAEVERNTRRLAWIVGFFTLIMANGAIWFARAAISRPLRRVIAELRHIENFELHRVQRMNSFLSEIDRLSGALVHMASGLASFQKYVPTELVRRLLKQGIEAKPGGTHLPITVMFTDLAGFTALSEKLGDAVVPVLAEYLSRMSPIIAEGRGVIDKFIGDAIMALWGAPEPNPDHALDACRVALACQQALATLGLEAQAQGRLPLKMRVGINSGNILVGNIGSEERLNYTAIGDSVNVASRLEALNKRYGTATLIGEETRRQAGDAILVRRLDRVAVYGKKEGIAIYELIGLPAERPRLEPLGWIALYEQGLDLYAQRKFAEAIDAFKAADRERPDGDPPARLFIERAKAFMIVPPPPNWMAVTVLAEK
- a CDS encoding DUF2189 domain-containing protein encodes the protein MTEAIRNPVEWSVDQMKNLGHALGEAGHAIGHTKTTLHSPAPALHRIRASELKDVIRKGFADYGAYRTDVIALCVFYPVVGLLLARAVYGHAMLPLLFPLASGFALIGPFAALGLYEMSREREHGERASWVNAFAVLKAPAIGPILLLGLGLVLLFLVWLAVAWLLYAVTLGPAVPLSIGAFARDLFTTGAGWTLIVVGCGIGFLFALLAMSISVISFPLLLDKDVGLDTAVRTSIRAVRMNPGPMAAWGLIVVGGLVLGSIPLFLGLIVVMPVLGHATWHLYRKLVAG
- a CDS encoding ComEC/Rec2 family competence protein, whose translation is MSSPILVRGYIVGFGDCILLTLPDGNQTRNILIDFGRAPNDASSLQRFPDIARDIAKRTGKHLDLVIMTHEHLDHMEGFYRERQVFDDIQVDRVWMSLPSHPDYYRNYPKAKLQKSLRAGLASFAAQARRRGLVLHPGFQSLLENNLSNADRIGYLRQLGKKPVAYLARGEGVAATKLFKNIKIEVLAPEPDVSIYYSAKARENALTTALAATMGAGRHGNSHGAGIDWGFPSVPRAEKSDLGGISPSDFERLRRTIREDGVAAARFIDRAQNNTSLCLLIEVAGKRLLLPGDAELESWEMIAKKCKAALKPVDFLKVAHHGSHNGTPLDLLDSLLPVSRKSKAQVLVSTKKNVYGTQNPVPDSSLLDELKRRCRKLVTTDGLTGTSVELAI
- a CDS encoding nucleoside deaminase produces the protein MAFTDIKPEPMTQALAEAAAAAARGEVPVGAVLVNSATGAVLAKSGNRVEADADPTAHAELLVIRAGARALGSPRLETCDLYVTLEPCAMCAQAIAFARIRRLYFGAYDPKGGGVEHGARIFEQATCHHRPEVYGGIAEREAGVLLKRFFKERR
- a CDS encoding methyltransferase family protein translates to MTATPPDRPAILVFPPLVPLAVLLLGLLLQWLLPLGLLAQIAPLGRHIVGILAFVGGMALVIVANRFFQSIGTNTRPTLPATALATEGVFAHIRNPMYVGGCIALFGVAVGFALDWVLLLTLASLPLLHYGIVLREETYLETKFGEPYRRYKAAVPRYGWKA
- a CDS encoding adenylate/guanylate cyclase domain-containing protein, which gives rise to MFDAIPIHVWLIESGLQNRPVLATFEELCRRLAATPLQIERAHLSVALLHPSWRGFSHTWTRKTGAVETQFFTRGLDDTQGWKESPFKYVLENRLPALRRRLTGNQAQLDFPVLTEFRDQGLTDWLCCLHSFNPEADLPWTQMMGMITSWATGAPGGFADEDIVLLEELMGTTALVVKADTQQQIARNLLTTYVGGNSVERVLAGEITRGGVQRIEAAILFADLRGFTAFSDTTPIEGTLTLLNAAFDAMGDPVTSQGGHILKFLGDGLMAIFPSGEDAGDACLRALAAAQAGQAAMALLNQARATEGLPVLGLDLALHHGEVLYGNVGTSDRLDFTVVGPAVNEASRIETLCKRLERPVLLSESFATALGDHPGLCELGTHELAGLARPRRIFGIA
- a CDS encoding NAD(P)/FAD-dependent oxidoreductase, which produces MNGNELFASGYKQQSYWWDQAPPASLPEARPPASVDLAIVGSGYTGLSAALVAARGGRSVVVLDSEVAGFGCSTRNGGQVSTSIKPDYATLTQRHGAAQALEIRREGIRALDFIAELIKREKIDCDWEVNGRFHAAHNPRQYEAMAQHLGHQAPGQEVPYQMVPRSEQRREIGSDRYFGGAVFPRHAQLHPARYHAGLLARVREAGATVIDRTKVNAVERGSQAFTVKTARGDVRARDVLIASNGYTGPGTPWFRRRVIPIGSYIIATEPLEPSLALGLNPNARSLSDSRKLVFYYRLSPDKRRMLFGGRVAYNETDANVSAPRLHKAMCEIYPQLQTAKITHSWYGFVAYTFDTMPHIGKQDGLWYAMGYCGSGVSLATYFGTRIGQQILGLKEGATAIDGLSFPTRPLYTGWPWFLAPSIFYYRVRDRLPI